A genomic region of Polyangium spumosum contains the following coding sequences:
- a CDS encoding gliding motility protein translates to MQLDFASREISIKLVYYGPALSGKTTNLVALHGRAGTDARGRLMTLETQDDRTLFFDLLPLTFRSKDGDTSLRIKLFTVPGQPIHAATRRLVLQGADGVALIADSRVSETQRNADAFLDLRQNLRDNGIEISKMPLVIQFNKRDLPDIRSDEELARLAARGKEPVFRAVATRGIGVVETFICLLWLTWRSLDQSHQLSRKLSIDGDDLVSTAAQQLGVTTPFRELIAARMGGRAAGAAPGGAP, encoded by the coding sequence GTGCAGCTCGATTTCGCATCACGCGAGATCTCGATCAAGCTCGTCTATTACGGTCCTGCGCTGAGCGGAAAGACCACGAACCTGGTCGCTCTGCACGGCCGCGCCGGCACCGACGCGCGCGGGCGCCTCATGACGCTCGAGACGCAGGACGATCGCACGCTCTTCTTCGACCTCCTGCCGCTCACGTTCCGGTCGAAGGACGGCGACACCTCGCTGCGCATCAAGCTCTTCACCGTCCCCGGCCAGCCGATCCACGCCGCGACCCGCAGGCTCGTCCTGCAAGGCGCCGACGGCGTCGCGCTGATCGCCGACTCGCGCGTCTCCGAGACGCAACGCAACGCCGACGCGTTCCTCGATCTCCGCCAGAACCTGCGCGACAACGGGATCGAGATCTCGAAGATGCCGCTCGTGATCCAGTTCAACAAGCGGGACCTGCCCGACATCCGCAGCGACGAGGAGCTCGCGAGGCTCGCGGCGCGCGGCAAGGAGCCCGTCTTCCGCGCGGTCGCGACCCGCGGCATCGGCGTCGTCGAGACGTTCATCTGTCTGCTCTGGCTCACGTGGCGCTCGCTCGACCAGAGCCACCAGCTCTCGCGCAAGCTCTCGATCGACGGCGACGATCTCGTCTCGACCGCGGCGCAGCAGCTCGGCGTGACGACGCCGTTCCGCGAGCTCATCGCGGCGCGGATGGGCGGGCGGGCGGCAGGCGCCGCGCCCGGAGGCGCTCCTTGA
- the thiL gene encoding thiamine-phosphate kinase: protein MTARSSERARVDLLARVFGTDGSGRTMLGIGDDAAVITPGSQPLVWTVDAQVEGVHFRRDLVSMADLGYRATMAAASDLAAMGASPLGMLAGLVLPEDVSDDDLRAIAEGQHEAAQEVGTHIIGGNLARGRELSITTTVLGETPRPLGRSGAKPGEVVAIAGPLGLSAAGLVLIERGREGEADAAPAVRAYRRPVARIAAGLAARDVASAAIDVSDGLARDVGHLARASGVRIALDPTALVRPALAKAATLAGADPLALALHGGEDYAVVITVPEDRLPEKEFERIGRVLPAEPGARLVTLEQPDGTLVPIDERGYDHFG, encoded by the coding sequence ATGACAGCTCGAAGCTCGGAGCGAGCACGCGTCGACCTGCTCGCGCGCGTGTTCGGCACGGACGGCTCGGGCCGGACGATGCTCGGCATCGGCGACGACGCAGCCGTGATCACGCCCGGATCGCAGCCCCTCGTGTGGACCGTCGACGCGCAGGTCGAAGGCGTGCACTTCCGGCGCGACCTCGTCTCGATGGCAGACCTCGGCTACCGCGCGACGATGGCCGCGGCGAGTGACCTCGCGGCGATGGGCGCCTCGCCGCTCGGCATGCTCGCGGGCCTCGTGCTGCCGGAGGACGTCTCCGACGACGATCTGCGCGCCATCGCCGAGGGACAACACGAGGCGGCCCAAGAAGTTGGTACACATATCATCGGCGGCAACCTCGCGCGCGGCCGGGAGCTCTCGATCACGACGACCGTGCTCGGCGAGACGCCGCGCCCGCTCGGTCGATCGGGCGCGAAGCCCGGCGAGGTCGTGGCGATCGCAGGACCGCTCGGGCTCTCGGCGGCAGGGCTCGTGCTGATCGAGCGAGGCCGCGAAGGCGAGGCAGACGCAGCCCCAGCGGTGCGCGCCTACCGCAGGCCCGTCGCGCGTATCGCAGCAGGGCTCGCAGCGCGGGACGTGGCGAGCGCGGCGATCGACGTCTCGGATGGACTCGCGCGAGACGTGGGCCACCTGGCGCGCGCGAGCGGGGTGCGCATCGCTCTCGATCCGACAGCGCTCGTCCGGCCCGCGCTCGCGAAGGCAGCCACGCTCGCGGGCGCGGACCCCCTCGCCCTCGCGCTTCACGGAGGCGAAGACTACGCGGTCGTGATCACCGTCCCCGAGGACCGTCTCCCCGAGAAGGAGTTCGAGCGGATCGGGCGCGTTCTTCCGGCCGAACCCGGCGCGCGTCTGGTCACGCTCGAG
- a CDS encoding ATP-binding protein — translation MSDERSVDVDTLGLGLGPLRLEDLVDREAMRGMVASIEQVFGLPLRIVSNSGVSLASSTHEAPLCAMINEEPAGRRACGAIVSEVKRLRVTSSDGASHGCFTGARYRVVPIEYDGGTIGRAILGPYLPLSVESVPDTLLAIDGVDPARAAELLPHMARASEATAETVARHLVSVLDVILWSGHKALLTSKMHIASMRESYRELSQKNTALEQAYERQQELDKLKSNFLATISHELRTPLTSILGYSEMLVGGIAGELTGPQLDFVQIIHSKSDQLLKLIMSLLDLSKLESGTVMMRRSDVAIGAVLAEAASTVAPTATKKSVTLTVDAPGDLPLVLGDPERLRQVFVNLGENAIKFTPPSGTVQFIARQVATHADDGADDEPGMVLLAPLRQMVEVRVTDTGIGIPAPERDKVFDPFYQVDQSSTREHGGTGLGLSIVKRLVEAHHGTVHIEGNEPSGAVFVVRLPASRPSAPPSKAAISVRFA, via the coding sequence TTGAGTGACGAGCGCTCGGTCGACGTCGACACGCTCGGCCTCGGGCTCGGACCTCTCAGGCTCGAGGACCTCGTGGACCGCGAGGCGATGCGCGGCATGGTCGCCTCGATCGAGCAGGTCTTCGGCCTCCCCCTCCGCATCGTCTCGAACTCGGGCGTGAGCCTGGCGAGCTCGACCCACGAGGCCCCGCTCTGCGCGATGATCAACGAGGAGCCCGCGGGCCGCCGCGCGTGCGGCGCGATCGTCTCCGAGGTGAAGCGCCTGCGCGTGACGTCGAGCGACGGCGCCTCGCACGGCTGCTTCACCGGCGCGCGTTACCGCGTCGTGCCCATCGAGTACGATGGCGGCACCATCGGCCGCGCGATCCTCGGCCCGTACCTGCCTCTCTCCGTCGAGAGCGTGCCCGACACGCTTCTCGCCATCGACGGCGTCGACCCGGCCCGCGCGGCGGAGCTCCTGCCGCACATGGCGCGGGCGAGCGAGGCGACCGCGGAGACCGTCGCGAGGCACCTCGTCTCGGTGCTCGACGTGATCCTCTGGAGCGGCCACAAGGCGCTGCTCACGTCGAAGATGCACATCGCCTCGATGCGCGAGAGTTACCGCGAGCTCTCGCAGAAAAACACGGCGCTCGAGCAGGCCTACGAGCGGCAGCAGGAGCTCGACAAGCTCAAGTCGAACTTCCTCGCCACCATCTCGCACGAGCTCCGGACGCCGCTCACCTCGATCCTCGGCTACAGCGAGATGCTCGTGGGAGGCATCGCCGGCGAGCTCACGGGGCCGCAGCTCGACTTCGTGCAGATCATCCATTCGAAGAGTGATCAGCTCCTCAAGCTCATCATGAGCCTGCTCGACCTCTCCAAGCTGGAGAGCGGCACGGTGATGATGCGGAGGAGCGACGTGGCGATCGGCGCGGTGCTCGCCGAGGCCGCGTCGACGGTCGCGCCCACGGCCACGAAGAAGAGCGTCACGCTCACCGTGGACGCGCCCGGCGATCTGCCGCTCGTGCTCGGCGATCCGGAGCGGCTCCGGCAGGTCTTCGTGAACCTCGGCGAGAACGCCATCAAGTTCACGCCCCCGAGCGGCACGGTGCAGTTCATCGCGCGGCAGGTGGCCACGCACGCGGACGACGGCGCGGACGACGAGCCCGGCATGGTGCTGCTCGCGCCGCTGCGGCAGATGGTCGAGGTGCGCGTGACCGACACGGGCATCGGCATCCCGGCGCCCGAGCGAGACAAGGTCTTCGACCCGTTTTACCAGGTGGACCAGTCGTCGACGCGCGAGCACGGCGGCACGGGGCTCGGCCTGTCGATCGTGAAGCGCCTCGTCGAGGCGCACCACGGCACGGTGCACATCGAGGGCAACGAGCCGAGCGGAGCCGTCTTCGTCGTGCGTTTGCCCGCGTCACGCCCGTCGGCGCCGCCGTCGAAGGCGGCGATCTCGGTCCGGTTCGCGTAA